Part of the Intestinibacillus sp. Marseille-P6563 genome is shown below.
GACCGTCCAGCAGGCTTACCAGACCGCTGGTCTGAGCGCCAAGGACATCGATGTATTCGAACTGTATGACTACTACACTTCGGGCGAACTGATTTCGCTGTCGTGTGTGGAACTGTGCAAGCCCGGCGAAGAGCATACGCTGGTCGGAGACGGCACCATCGCCTTTGACGGCGCCAAGCCGGTCAACCCGTCTGGCGGCCTGATCGGCGGCGGTCATCCGCAGTCGGCAACCGGCGTGCGTATGTTCCTTGACCTGTTCAAGCAGATCACCGGCACCGCTGGCGGCTATCAGGTTCCCAAGCCGGTCAAGAACGGCCTGATGCTCAACATGGGCGGTTCGGCAACTTCCAACTACGCTTTCATCCTTGGGATGGAATGATTCCCTTATCTTTTCCATAGGAAAAGGCCCCTGGTCCCGTGGCCAGGGGCTTTTTTCCGTTTGTTTTGCTTTTTTGGTGATATTTTTGGTCAAAAAACCAAGGCGGGAAATTGTATTTTTGCTGCCCGGATGCTATAATACAATATATATGTCTTTTTCTCGAATCGCGCCGAACGGCGTGGTTTTTGTCTGTATGTTTTTTAGAAAGAACGATAAAGGAGATCGGGAATGTTCACAATCGAGCAGTATGTAAAGGTGCAAAACCTGGAAGAAGCTTACGCGCTCAATCAAAAAAAGACCGCGACCATCCTGGGCGGCTGCGGATGGCTCAAGATGGGGCATCGCCCCATTCGCACGGCCATCGACCTGTCCGGCCTGGGGCTGGACCAGATCGAAGAAAAGGATGACCATTTCCGCATCGGCTGCATGGTCACCCTGCGGCAGCTCGAAACCAGCGAGACTTTGGCCTCCTATTTTGGCGACTGCATCGCCGAGTCGGTGCGCCATATCGTAGGCGTACAGTTCCGCAATTGCGCGACCATTGGCGGCTCCATCTGGGCACGCTTCGGCTTTTCGGACCCGCTGACCCTGTTTTTGGCGCTGGGTGCTGAGGTCCAGTTGTTCCACGGCGGCGTTCTGCCCCTGTGCGATTTTGTCCAAAAACCGTATGACCGCGATATTTTGACCGCTGTGCTGCTGCCCAAGCGCAGCCAGAAGGCCTATTACCTGACCCACCGCGCAGCGGCCACCGATTTCCCGGTGCTGGCCTGCGCCGTGTGCAAAATCCCGGCCGATTTCCGCGACAACGGCTGGCGTGTCGCCATCGGTGCGCGCCCGCAGCGCGCTACGCTGCTGACCGACCCGGACGGCCTGCTCTCGGACGGCGTGACCGAAGAAAGTGCGGCTGCCTTTGCCGAATGGGCAGCCGGACAAGTTTCGTTTGCATCCAACATGCGCGGCAGCGCGGATTTCCGCCGCCATCTGTGCCGCGTACTGACCCGCCGCACGCTCACCGCGTGCGCCAAGGAGGTGTGACCCATGGCAAAAGTGCTGATTTCGTTTACCTTAAACGGCAAGAAAATCGAAGATGCGGTCGCGCCCGACCAGCCGCTGCTGGAATATGTGCGCGAAAAGGGCTGCCTGTCGGTCAAGCGCGGCTGTGAAACGTCCAACTGCGGCCTGTGCACCGTGCTGATGGACGGTAAGCCGGTGCTCTCGTGCACCGTTCTGGCTGTGCGGGCCGACGGCCACGACATCGTCACCCTGGAAGGGCTTCAGGAGCAGGCCGCCGAGATCGGCGGCTATCTGGCCGACCAGGGCGCCGAGCAGTGCGGTTTTTGTTCGCCGGGCCTTATCATGAACATCATTGCCATGACCCGCGAACTGACCGACCCGAGCGAGGATGCCATCCGGGAATACCTGGCGGGCAACCTGTGCCGCTGCACTGGCTATGTCGGCCAACTGCGTGCCATCCACGCTTATCTGAACGCAAAGAAGGAGGGCTGACCTATGAATTCCTATGTCGGCACCGGCGTGCGCAAATCGGATGCACATGCCCTGACCACCGGCCAGCCGGTCTATACCGATGACCTTGCACCCGCCGGGTGCCTGATCGTCAAGGTGCTGCGTTCCCCGCACGCCCATGCACTCATCACCGATATCAATACCAACATTGCCGCCAAGGTGCCTGGCATTGCGTGCATCCTGACCTATGAGGATGTGCCGCAGAACCGTTTCACCATGGCCGGCCAGACCTATCCCGAGCCCTCGCCCTATGACCGCCTGATTCTCGACCGCCGCGTGCGCTTTGTGGGCGACGCGGTCGCCATCGTGGCCGGTGAAACCGAGCAGGCGGTGGACAAGGCCCTTAAACTCATCAAGGTCGAATACAAGGTCCTGCCCGCCATTTTGGAAATGCGCGACGCCAAGGACAACAAAACGCTCATCCACCCGGAAGAAAGCTGGAAGTCGCTCTGCCCGGTTGGGGCGGACAATATGCGCAACCTGTGCGCTTCCGGCCAGGACGGCAACGGCGACATCGACGCCGTGCTGGCAAGCTGCGACATCGTGCTCGAGCGCACCTACCGCACCAAGCCCAACCAGCAGGCCATGATGGAAACCTTCCGCACCTATACTCAGCTGGACACCTACGGTCGTTTGAACGTCATTTCTTCGACCCAGGTGCCCTTCCATGTGCGCCGCATCCTGTCCCATGCGCTGGATATTCCCAAGTCGCGCATCCGCGTGGTCAAGCCCCGTCTGGGCGGCGGCTTTGGCGCCAAGCAGACGGTCGTGACCGAGGTGTATCCGGCCATCGTCACCCTTAAGACCGGCAAACCGGCCAAGATTATTTACAGCCGCTATGAATCCATGATCGCCTCTTCCCCGCGCCACGCCATGGAACTGACCGTGCGTCTGGGCGCGATGAAGGACGGCACCATCCGCGGCATTGACCTCTATACCCTGTCCAATACAGGCGCTTTTGGCGAACACGGCCCCACAACCGTGGGCCTGTCCGGCCATAAGCCCATCCCGATGTACGGCAAGCAGGAGGCGTTCCGCTTCCGCTGGGATGTTGTCTATACCAACACCATGTCGGCGGGCGCATACCGCGGCTACGGCGCAACCCAGGGCATTTTCGCCATTGAATCCACGGTCAACGAACTGGCCGACATGCTGGGCATGGACCCGGCCGTCCTGCGTGAAAACAACATCATCCACGAAGGCGACGTGATGCCCGCCTACTACGGCGAAACGGCCACCTCGTGTGCGCTCGACCGCTGCGTCGCCCGCGTCAAGCAGATGATCGACTGGGAGAACAAACTCGAACCCACCGTACTGCCGAACGGCAAAATCCGCGCGGTCGGCATGGCGATGGCCATGCAGGGCTCGGGCATTTCGGGGGTCGATGTTGGCTCGGTGACCCTCCGCATGGCCGATGACGGCGATTATAATATGCTGCTCGGCTGCACCGATATGGGCACCGGCTGCGACACCATTTTGGCGCAGATGGCGGCCGATTGCCTGGACTGCAAGATGGAGGACATCGCGGTCTATGCCTCGGATACCGATGTATCGCCCTATGACTCGGGCTCCTATGCGTCGGCGACCACCTACGTCACCGGCATGGCCTGCGTCAAGGCCTGTGACGAACTGCGCGGCAAGATTTTGGATACCGGCGCGCAGATGCTCGGCCTTTCGGTCGAAGAAGTCGAGTTTGATGGTGATAAGGTCTATGCAGTGGCTAACCCCGAACGGTTTGTCACCCGCAAGGATGTTGCCTACAAGGGCCAGTGCGGCAGCAACAACGAACTGGCTGCAACGGTCAGCCATTCCTCGCCCACCTCGCCCCCGCCGTTCATGGCGGGCGCAGCGGAAATCGAACTGGACCCCGAGACCGGCAAGGTCGATTTGGTCGATTACTGTGCCTGTGTCGACTGCGGCACGCCCATCAACCCCAACCTCGCGCGGGTACAGACCGAAGGCGGTCTGGTGCAGGGCATTGGCATGGCGCTGTACGAAGATGTCATCTATGACGCCAAGGGCATCAACTATTCCAACTCGTTTATGCAGTATAAAATCCCGTCCCGATTGGACATCGGCAAGGTGCGGGTAGAATTTGAAAGCAGTTATGAACCTTCTGGTCCGTTCGGCGCCAAGTCGATCGGCGAAGTGGTCATCAATACCCCGGCCCCGGCCATTGCGGCGGCGGTCGCGCGTGCCAGCGGCGTACGCATTCGGGAACTGCCCATCACGGCTGAGAAAATCGTCATGGGCATGCAGAAATAACAAAAAGCCCTCGGAATCTGAGATTCCGAGGGCTTTTACGTTTCGGTCAAGCCTTTTCAAAGGCTTGCGCATACAAGGGCAGAGCCCCGCTTTATTTTACCGCGATCATTTCCACTTCGACCTTGGCGCCCTTGGGCAGGCCAGCGACCTGGAAGCACGAACGTGCCGGTGCATTTTCGGGGAAATATTTGCCGTATGCTGCATTGAATGCCGCAAAGTCGCTCAGGTCTGCCAGGAAGCAGGTGGTCTTGACCACATGGTCGAAGCCAACGCCTGCCTCGGCCAGCACGGCCTTGAGGTTCTGCATGACGCGCTCGGTCTGCTCCTCGATGGTGGTGCCGACCAGCTCACCGGTTTCCGGATGGAGCGGAATCTGGCCCGAAGTGAAGATCATGCCATTCGCTTCGGTCGCCTGGGAGTAGGGACCAATGGCCGCCGGGGCCAGAATGCTGGAAATTACCTTTTTCATGGGGAATTCTCTCCTTTTTCTAACGGCTTAGCCGTGAATCTTCTTCATACGCTGCTGGTTGGACAGAATCTTCTTGCGCATGCGCAGGCTCTTGGGCGTCACTTCGAGCAGTTCATCGTCGCCGATAAACTCGAGCGCTGCCTCAATGGACATCTGGCGCGGCGGAATCAGGCGCAGCGCATCGTCCGAACCCGAAGCACGGGTGTTGGTCAGCTGCTTTTTCTTGCAGACATTGACCGCGATATCGTCATCCTTGGGCGTGCAGCCGATGATCATGCCTTCGTATACGTTGGTGCCTGCTCCGATGAACAGCGTGCCGCGTTCCTGGGCGTTGTACAGGCCGTAGGTGACCGCTTCGCCGGTTTCAAAGGCAATCAGGGCGCCCAGGTTGCGCTTCTGAATCTCGCCCTTGTACGGCTGGTATTCATAAAAGACCGAGCTCATGACGCCCTCACCCTTGGTGTCGGTGAGGAACTCGCTGCGGTAGCCGAACAGGCCGCGCGCCGGAATCAGGAATTCCACGCGCATGCGGTCGCCCTTGGGGTTCATGGTGACCAGTTCGCCCTTACGCGAACCCATCTTTTCCATGACCGAGCCGAGCGAATCCTGCGGCACGTCGGCGATCATGCGCTCGATCGGTTCGCACTTGACGCCGTCGATTTCCTTCATCATGGCCTTGGGCGCGCCGACCTGGAACTCATAGCCCTCACGGCGCAGGTTTTCGATGAGGATGGACAGGTGCATCTCACCGCGGCCAGCGACACGGAAGGAATCGGTCGTGTCGGTTTCGCTCACGCGCAGGGAAACGTCCTTGAGCAGTTCCTTAAACAGACGGTCACGCAGATGGCGGGAGGTAACAAACTTGCCTTCCTTGCCCGCAAACGGCGAATCGTTAACCGAGAAGGTCATCTCGACCGTGGGCTCGGAAATCTTGACAAAGGGCAGCGGCTCGGGCTCATTGTACATACACAGCGTTTCACCAATGGTGATGTTTTCAATGCCCGAGAAGCAAACGATTTCGCCTGCCTTGACTTCTTCGACCGGGGTACGCACCAGACCTTCGATGGTGTAGAGCGATACGATCTTGGCGCTGTACGGCTTCACATTCTGATGGTAGTCGCATACGGTCACCGGCTGGCCGACCTTGAGGCTACCGCGCTCGATGCGGCCAATGCCGATACGGCCGACGTAATCGTTGTAGTCAATCGAGGACACGAGCATCTGGGTGTTGCCTTCGGTGTCCACGTGCGGCGCCGGGATGTGCTCCAAAATCTGCTCGAACAGGGGCACGAGGTCAGAACCCGGCTTGTTCGGGGACATGGATGCCGTGCCGTCACGGCCCGAGCAGTAGATGATCGGGCTGTCCAGCTGTTCGTCTGTCGCGTCCAGGGTGAGCAGCAGTTCGAGAACTTCGTCGCCTACTTCGTTCAGACGCGCGTCCGGACGGTCGATCTTGTTGATGACAATGATGATCTTATGGCCGAACTCGAGTGCCTTTTGCAGCACGAAACGGGTCTGCGGCATGGGGCCTTCGGCCGCATCGACCAGCAGGATAACGCCGTCCACCATTTTCAGGATACGTTCAACCTCGCCCGAGAAGTCGGCATGGCCCGGGGTATCGACAATATTGATCTTGGTATCTTTATAATGGATGGATGTATTCTTAGCCAAAATGGTGATGCCGCGCTCGCGCTCGATGTCGTTCGAGTCCATGACGCGTTCCTCGACCACCTGGTTTTCGCGGAAGGTGCCCGCCTGCTTAAGCATCTGGTCGACCAGCGTGGTCTTGCCGTGGTCGACGTGTGCGATGATTGCAATATTTCTTAAATCATTCCGAACCATAATGCCTCCTAAGATAGACAAAAAACATCATTTCTATTCGTATTTTATTATATCCTGTCACCCTAGGGATTTCCACATGCGGATGTATAAAATTTTACGCAGAGCGCACACAAAAAACTGTGCGATTTTTTGAAGTTTTTTTAAATTAGTGCTTGACTTTCTCGGGAAGATTCGATATAATAATCTTCGTCAGCGAGAGAGCCGACAAGATACAGCCGGATTGTGTAAAGGTAGCACGACAGACTCTGACTCTGTTTGTGAGGGTTCGAATCCTTCTCCGGCTGCCAGCAAACAAGCTACACGAATGTGTAGCTTGTTTTTTTATGTTTATCCGTCAAAGGCCGCACCAACCGGTGCGGTCTTTTTTTATTTAAATCAAATGATACGCCCGGCGCACCGCGCCTTCGGGCAGGCCGGTCTGGCGCATGATGCTGGCCACGTCGGCGCCATCCTCGGGCAAAGTGCCAGCCAGCAGCAGCGTCGCGGCAAACAGGTCGGCCTCCTGTTCCATCCGGCTGTCGGCATCGCCCAGCAGCAGCGAGTTGATCTGTCCATGCAGCACCGCATGCCCCAGTTCGTGGCCGCAGACCGCCCGGCGGCGGCAGGCTGGCAACCGGTCGGCCAGATAAATGATCGGGTGCTCCCGGAAGCAATGGTAAAACCCTTCTACCGTTTCGGGCAGGTCGCACTGGATGACCAGCACCCCCATTTTTTCGGCCAGCCGTTCGGGGTCATGCTCCCCGTAATCGGCCATCAGGCGATGGGCTTCCCGCTCGGCGCGCGTCATGGCAGTTCATCCTCTTTGCTCTCGCGCAGCGTCAGCTCAGCACCCAGGCGCATGGCGCGCACGATTTTTTCAATGTCCCCGGCATCCAGCGGCTGCCCATGGAACATCAGACCTTCCTGGTTTTTGAGCTGCCGGTGGAATGCCGCCAGCAGGTCATCCAGATCGCCGCCTGCCGCCGGGGTTTCGGGCTGCTCCCGCGCGAGCAGCCAGTCGACGCTCACCCCGAATAATTCACTGATCTTGAGCAGCAGTTCATAGGGCGGCTCCCGCCTGCCCTGCTCATACATCCCCACCGCGCTTTTGGAGATGCCCAGCCGCGCCGCCAGGTCGCCTTGTGTCATGCGCGCACCGGTGCGCAGTCTGCGAATCTGTTCACCCAACATGACGCTCCCTCCTTTTGGATTTAGGATACCACACATTTCGTGTAAACACAAGAAAATTTTTGGCAAACTTTGCTTGACAAAACACATTTCGTGTTCTATTATGAGAACCACACAAAAGGAGTTCGCAAATCACACGAAACGTGTTTTTCAAAAGGAGGAATTGACCATGACCCAAACGTTCCACTCGCTGGACGCAATGGCCACCGAATACCGCGCCAATGCCGCCCTGCTCGAACTGCGGCTGATGCAGCTCAAACACCAGCTTAAGCACACCCAGGGCCTGGAACTGCGCCGCCGTCTCAAGCACCGCATCGGCATGCTGCACGTGCTCATCAACGAAGCGCGCGGCACGGGCTATTACCTGGAACATTATTACGAGGAGCGTGAGAGCGCATGCTGACCGATTATGCAGCCGACCGCGCGGCCATGCGCGAATACCTTCAATCGTTGGGCGGCGACAACAGCGCTTGGCGCGCCGCCTTCCGGGACGCTTTTTTCCGCGCCATGCGCGACACGCTGACCGAGCGGCAGTATCAAGCCCTGTGCATGCACTATCTGGACGGCAAGAGCCAAAAGCAGATTGCCGCGCTGTGGGGCGTTTCCCCGTCGGCCGTCTGCCGGCACCTGAAAAAGGCGCGTCGCCGACTGGCCATTATGTTATCGTACAATCTGGAATTTCAGGCGCATTAAAAAGGGCGGGAACCATCGTTCCCGCCCTTTTGTCTTATCCAATGCTTTCTTTGCGTTCGCGCCCTTCGCGCAGCAGGTTGCACAGCCGTTCCTCCTGCCCGTTCGCGATAGCATCGCGGTAGTCGGTCAGGTGACGGATGATCTCATCGATCTCCTGCACGAGCGGCTCGGCGTTGCGCAAAAACAATTCGGTCCACATCTGTTCGTTGAGCTTGGCCACACGGGTCAAATCCTTGTAGCTGCCCGCCGAATAGCCGTTGTGGCGCAGCGCCTCCGGGCTTTTGATGTACGCGCTCGACACCACGTGCGCCAGCTGCGACGTGAAGGCGATCATGTGGTCGTGCTGCTCAGCCGAGCAGCGCACCACGCGCGCAAAGCCCAGGCCCATAAAGAACCCGTCCATCTCATCGACCGCCCACAGCGGGCTGGACGCATTGGGCACCAGAATCATGCTCGCGTCCCGGAACAGGTCGGCATCGGCGAAGGCATAACCGGAAAATTCCTTACCGGCCATGGGATGCCCACCGATAAAATGCACGCCCGCCTGCACGGCTGCTTGCTCCAAATGGTCCTGCATGAAACGCTTGACACCCACCAAGTCGACGATGATGGCGCCCTTCTTCATGCGCGGCATGTGTTCCAGCAGGAAATCCACCGTCGATTGCGGATACAGGCTGATGATGAGATAATCGGCGTTTGCAATCTCATTTTCTCCGGCTAGGCCGTCGAGCACGCCGTCCTGCACGGCCTGCTCAGCGACTGCGCGAGTACGGTTCCAGCCATACACAGCGCAGTCGGTATATTTGTGGATGGCCATGGCCATGGAACCACCCATCAGGCCCAGGCCGACGATCACTACATTCTTTTTCATCGATGGTCCTCCTTGTATCGCGTATACAGCCGCCAGGGCAGCAGCACAAACCAGATCACGAGCGCCCCTGCGGTATTGAGCAGCAGGTCGTCGATGTCACAGCTGCCCGTGTGGGTGACATACTGCACCAGTTCCACCGCGCCCACCATCAGCAAAATGGTCATCCAGAACACCAGCAGGTTGCGCTGGCTGCGGAACAAGCTGGGCAGGAAAAAGCCCATGGGGGCAAACGCCACTAGATTGCCCACCAGATTGATGACGACAAATTTCAGGTGAATATTGCCCAGTTCATAGGCGCGCAGATAGTTGCGGATGGTGTGCAGCGGCTCCATATTCACGCCGCCGGGTGCGCTGTCGCGCCCAAAAGCCGCGTCAAAAAACAAAAGATTGGCCAGCACCCACAGATAATACAAAAACAAAAGCCCCATCCAGACCTTGCGCCGGGTACGGCTTTCAAAGGGATGGATGGTCAGCGTCAGCAGCAGGCAGAAGCAGGCCGCCAGCGCGATCTTTAAAAACGGATCGATAAGGAACCGTCCGGAGTGCTCGGCATAGATGTTGAACCCCAGGAACACGGCGCATAAAATGCCCCAGATCCAAGTTGACAGACTTTTCAAAAAATCACCTTTCTCATGGAATGGCTCCGTTAGCCATTATAGCACGGCAAGCCTGATTTTCCCATGGTTTTTTGGCCCGATCTGTAAAAAAGTCTGCCTATCGGGCCAAGGCGATGTCTTTGATGACCTCTCCGGCCAGAATCATGCCCGCCACCGGCGGGACAAACGAGATGCTGGCCGGGACCGGCCGGCCGGCAGTCCCCTTGCGGTCGCCCTCCGCCAGGGCATACCGTTCGGGCGGGATGCGCTGGGGCTCTTCCTTGGAATAGACCACTTTGAGCCGCTTGACGCCCCGGGCTTTCAGTTCGCGCCGCATGACACGGGCCAAAGGGCAGACCGAAGTTTGGTAAATGTCCGCCACTTCAAAGCGGGTGGGATCGAGTTTGTTGCCCGTCCCCATGCTGGAAATCAGCGGGACCCCCAGCCGGAAGCACTGCTCGGCCAAATACAGCTTGGACGATACGGTGTCGATCGCGTCGAGCACATAGGTGAACCCGGTCAAATCCAGGTCGGTTTCGGGGGTGAAAAACAGGTCGAGCGGCGTTACGCGGCAAGCAGGGTTGATATCGCGCACCCGCGCAGCCATCACGGCGGTTTTGGACTGACCGGTCGTCGACGCGAGGGCGATGAATTGCCGGTTGCGATTGGTGATCGAAACCGTATCGCTGTCGATGAGGGTCAGGGCGCCCACCCCGGCACGCGCCAGGGCTTCGGTCGCGGCCGCACCGACACCACCTACCCCAAACACGGCCACATGAGCAGCAGCCAAACGGTCCATCCCCTCCTGCCCGAGCAGCAGCGCGGTACGGGAAAATTCATGCAGCATAGGTGAAACCTCCGAAACATACAAAAATCGCCAGCGCTCCTTGGGCGCATGGCAGCCAAACAGACGGTCTTAGTGTATCACAGGGGACTGTACTTGTCCAGCGAACAAAAACGGTTTTCATCGCCACCAAACCGCGAAAAGCGACGTTTCGGGCTTGTTTTTGAACCCTCAACATGGTATCATGAAAATGTGGAACAGGAGGATGGACATGAAAGTATCCACCAAAGGGCGGTATGCACTTCGGCTGATGATCGATCTGGCCGAGCATGGCCGCGGTGATTTTATCCCATTAAAAGAGGTATCGGCCCGTCAGGGCGTTTCGGTCAAATATCTGGAGCAGATCGTCAATCAGCTCAGCCGTGCCGGGCTGCTGCAATCGGTGCGTGGCGCACAGGGCGGCTATCGTCTGGCCAAGTCTGCCACCGAATATACGGCTGGCGAGATTTTGCGCGTCACCGAAGGCGGCTTGGCACCCATCGCCTGCTTAGACCAGGCAGCCGAAGTCTGTCCACGCAATGAACACTGCTCAACCCTGGACTTTTGGACCGGTCTTGCCGATGTGATCGACCGCTATGTCGATTCGGTGACCCTGGCTGATCTGGTGACCGATCATCAGAAAAAAATGGGCGATATGCCTGCAAAATAAAAAAAGGATGGAACACAACATGCTTTCTGCTGCAAAAAAAGAATTCATTGAATTTATGATGTCGGCTGATGTGCTGCGGTTTGGCAGCTTTGTCACTAAATCCGGCCGTCAGACGCCGTATTTCGTCAATACCGGCAACTATAAAACCGGCCTGCAAAACTCGCGTCTGGGCGAATTTTACGCCGCTGCGGTCAAAGAAGCTGTGGGCGCAGATTTTGATGCGATGTTTGGCCCGGCCTATAAGGGTATCCCGCTCGCAACCTCGGTGGCAGGCGCTCTGGCGCGTGTTTATGGCATTGATAAGCCGTTCTTCTTCAACCGCAAGGAAGCCAAGGACCACGGCGAAGGCGGTAATATCGTCGGCTACAAGCCCAAGGACGGCGACCGTGTGATCATCATTGAAGATGTTATCACGGCGGGTACCGCAATCCGGGAAACCATGCCGGTTTTGCAGAGTTGTGCCGATGTAAAGGTGACCGATATGTTTATCTCGGTCAACCGCTGTGAAGTTGGTCAGACCCCGGGCAAGACCGCTGTCATGGAAGTTGGCGAGGAATTCGGCATTCAGGTGCATGCCCTGATCACCGTACAGGACATTTACGAATACCTGAAAGAGCAAGGCACCTATGGTGATATCTTAGGTCAGATGGAAGCCTATATGGCGCAGTACTGCGTTTTCTAAAAATAAAAAGGACCACCGTTTCAAACGAGTTTCTTTGGGAACGGTGGTTTTTTATGTCTCAATTTGTTCGGGATTTCTCGAATTCGT
Proteins encoded:
- the pyrE gene encoding orotate phosphoribosyltransferase, which produces MLSAAKKEFIEFMMSADVLRFGSFVTKSGRQTPYFVNTGNYKTGLQNSRLGEFYAAAVKEAVGADFDAMFGPAYKGIPLATSVAGALARVYGIDKPFFFNRKEAKDHGEGGNIVGYKPKDGDRVIIIEDVITAGTAIRETMPVLQSCADVKVTDMFISVNRCEVGQTPGKTAVMEVGEEFGIQVHALITVQDIYEYLKEQGTYGDILGQMEAYMAQYCVF